The DNA window CTCACCTTTGAGGAGGCGGAAGGATACGTCAGTAAATATAGCACGGTCTCCAAAGCCGTGACTTAGTCGTTCTACGTTTAATATACTCATGTATTGTTGACACCTTTTCTTTTATATACTTTTTTCTCGTTATATTATAAGCGGTATAGGGGGAATAACTCAATGCAAAACACAAATAAGGGTGCTAAGCGCACCCCTATCTTCCACTCAACCTATTTCATTAAGCCAATATCGCATCAATATGTGATAATTCTTCGTCCGTAAAGGACAGGTTGTTGATCGTACCTACGGCATCTTCAATTTGGCTGACCTTGCTTGCCCCGATTAACGCCGAAGTTACTATACCATCTCGTAGTACCCAGGCCAGTGCCATTTGAGAAAGCTTCTGTCCACGCTCTGCAGCCAAATCGTTTAGCTTAGATACTTTAGCGATCACTTCTTCTGTTAATTCATTCGGATTCATAAATACGCTTGGTCCTGCTGCTCTGGAGTCTGGAGCGATGCCATATAAATAACGATCCGTCAATATCCCTTTGTGCAGTGGTGAGAACGCAATAGAACCGATTCCCTCATTCTCTAACGTCTGAAGTAACCCTTGTTCAGGACCTCTTCCCATCATAGAATACTGTGGTTGGTGTATCAGACACGGAGTACCAAGTCTCTTCAGTATTTGTGAAGCTTCAAGGGTCATTTCAGGTGAATAATTAGAAAGTCCGACATACAGAGCTTTACCTTGACGAACGATCAAATCTAAGGCTGACATAGTCTCTTCAAGCGGTGTATCCTGATCTGGTCTATGATGATAGTAAATATCAACATAATCAAGTCCCATTCTTTTCAGGCTTTGATCAAGACTCGCGACTAAACTTTTCTTTGATCCCCATTCTCCATAAGGACCTGGCCACATGTAATAACCGGCCTTAGTAGATATGATCATTTCATCACGGTAGGCTTTCATATCATCTTGTAGAATACGACCGAAAGTCTCCTCTGCTGAGCCAGCTGGTGGTCCATAATTGTTAGCCAGGTCGAAATGAGTGATGCCTAGATCAAATGCTCTTCTGATCATGGCTCGTCCATTCTCATATTTATCAATGCCACCGAAATTATGCCATAGTCCTAATGAAATCGCCGGAAGCTTCAATCCGCTATTCCCGCATCTTCGATATGTCATCATTTCATATCTTTTATCATCTGCTGTATATACCATACTTATCTCTCCTTCAATACTGATAGACCTATTGTATCGATTGTTCTAGGATTATCCCATATCAAAAAGGATGACAAGTATGGACTAATGTCTGATTACGATTTCAAGGAAGGTTGAATTTACTCGGTGGTTGTCCTTTTACCTTCTTAAACATCCGCGAGAACAATAGAGGGTCTTGATAACCGACGGACCTTGCTACCTCACCTACCGTATAATTACCTGTACTTAATAACTCACAAGCTTTGTCCATACGATAATGCAACAAATATTCACGAGGAGGTATATCAAGTGCTTTCTTAAATACAACACTAAGATGCTTGCGATCGATCCCCATGCTATCAGCATGATTTGCTATAGAAATATCTTCACAGTAGTGGGTATGCAGAAATTCTAGCGTTTGGTGAACGTATCGATCTTGTTCCCTCGACATCGTCTTATTTGAAGTATTATTCGCTGTCGCTTCTATCCATACCGCCAAAAATTCGTAGAAAATACTATTCAATCGCAAATCCAGAGCGTTCTTTGAGGAGGAGGCGCCAGATAATTGATCGTATAATATTGGCATGATTTTATTGTCCATTGGAAAAACAGGTCTCGTGGGAGTGAGAGATGTTCGACTTAGCAGCTCTGGAACATCACGTCCTTCAAATCCAATCCATGAATAAGTCCATGGTTCAACATGGTCTGCTTCATAGTAATAGAGCACATTGGGACAGATTAAGAATCCTTGCCCTGCTACTAGCTCTTGAGTTTCCGAGCCAACACGTACAATTCCTTTACCTTTATGTACAAAATGGATTTTGTATACATCTCTCACTCCGGGTCCTACAGCATGTCCAGGAACACAATCTTCTTTGCCCCAAAAAAGAAGATGAAGATTCGGGGGATCTTCATCCAGTGAACGAAATGGATTATATTGGAATATGGCCATACCTTTAAAAGCCCCCTTGATCAGTATTTCTTAGTCTCTAGTTTAACTTAAGCGTCTCAGACAGGCCACAATTCTTGATAATAAGCCATATCCCAAAATTTATAATGGAATTTAGCTGTAATGATAAAAAACTCTTCTAACCGAGCTAGTTCCTCTTCCGACTTCCCTTGTGCTAATTGGTCCATTAGATTAATGCACCATTCAGTGAGCTTAACATATTCTTCTGAGCTATATGCGAGGACCCAATCCCGATAAATCGTATTGTTCAAGACTACTGGAAAATTGGCTAGGCTGGTTCCCATCTCACAGTAGCTCCAAAGACAAGGTAACATAGTAGCAAGTACCTCAATGAACGTACCTTGATTCGCAGCATCCAACATATACTTAGTAAATGCCAACGTTGTTGGTGCTGGCTGGGTGGCTTCCAATTCTTCTCTAGTAATATTGAATCGTTCCGCATACTGTCTATAAAGCTCCATCTCACCTATTAGACTTGAATGAAGCATCTCTCTAAATTTACTCATCGTTTCTAAATCTGGGGCCTTCATGGCAAATAGAGCGAACATTTTAGATGAATAAATGAGATACATATAATCTTGAGTCAAAAAATATCTGAAACGATCAGGGGAGAGTGTTCCTTCACTCAACTCCATAGTAAATGGATGTACATAAAATTTCTCTCGGATACTTTCCACCGAAAGATATAATCTTTCACTAAACCGCATCATATCTTTGGCTCCTCTTCATCGTAAATTACCCAGAAATAGATTAGTTAAATTGAGGTATATACGAACAAAAAACACTATGCCTAAGCACAGTGTTTACACACAGGTCCCTACGCTGGCATTATCCAACAGGTTCGAACGGTCTACGACGGTGTAGTCGTACTCTCAGCTTGCTTCCGCAGGCTCCCACCATTTTTTTCCGAGATTTATTCTAAATGCTTTAACGAAATAAAGCAATCTTTTTATATTTTTTCTGGGGCCTGTAGACCAATTAAACGTAAACCGTTCTGCAACGTAATTTTCACAGCTTGAACCAATGCAAGACGTACGTTGCGTAAAGCCAGTTCCTCAACTAGTATCGGACTATCGTGATAGAACCGATTAAATGCTTGAGCTAAATCAACAAGATAGCGACTGATCAATGACGGTTCAAGCTTTACTAAGGCCAGTTCTATCGTTTCGGGAAATAAAGAAAGCGCCTTTAGCAAGTTGAACTCCGTTTCGTTGTGCAGAAGAGCAGGATCATAGTCAACATTACTTTGCCCACGGGGAAGTGTCCCTTCCGCAGAATCAATGGCCTTTCGTAGAACACTGCAAGCACGGGCATGCGTGTATTGAACATATGGTCCTGTTTCCCCTTCAAAGCTAAGTGCTTCTTCCCAGGAGAACACGATATCCTTGATCCGGTTACCACTTAGATCATTAAAGATTACGGCGCCAACGCCCACCTGCTTCGCGATTTCTTCTTTATTGTCTAAATTCGGGTTCTTCGCTTCAATAATCTCCTTTATTTTAAGAATCGCCTGCTGCAGCAAATCCTCCAGCTTGATGACATTTCCTTTACGAGTAGAGAAACCGCTACCTTCCAAACTGACACGACCAAACGGTACATGGACTAAATCCTTTGCCCACGGGTAGTCCATCAATTCAATGATCTTGAACCACTGCTGGAAGTGCAAGTTCTGCGAATAATCCGTCACATAAATAGCTTTGTCAAAGTGATACGTTTCTTGTCTATAAATTGCGGCTGTCACATCACGCGTATGATATAACGAACTACCATCTTTCTTGAGCATCAAAGCAGGTGCCATATTGAATGAATCCAAACGAACTAACCAAGCACCCTGGTCCTCTTCCAACAAATTTTGCTCTTTAAGCTGTTGAATTACGGGGTCCATTTTATCGTTATAGAAGCTTTCACCCGCATAACTGTCAAATCGAACATCCAATAGATCATAAATTTTCTGAAATTCCTTCATACTAATATCAATAAACCAATTCCATAGATGTAAAGCTTCTGAATCTCCCTGCTCCATCTTTACGAACCAAGCACGAGCTTCATCATCTAATGCCGAATCTTTCTCCACTTCCTGATGGAATTTAACATATAACCTAAATAACTCGTCTATGGCGTCACGTTCAATATCCTCCGCATTGCCCCAACGTTGATATGCAACGATTAATTTACCAAACTGAGTTCCCCAGTCTCCGAGATGATTCACACCTACACATTTGTATCCAAGAAATGAATAGATTTGATACAGCGCATTACCTATTACTGTTGATCTCAAATGTCCTACATGGAAAGGCTTCGCAATATTAGGTGAAGAATAATCAATAACAATGGTTCGTCCTTGGCCGATATCACGAGAACCATACCGCTCTCCTTTGTTTAAAATATCGGATATAACGGTTTTGGCGAATTGCTCTTGATTGATGTAAAAATTTAAATATCCTGAGACGGACTCCATTCGTTCAACCGCTGTGATATTGATTTGTTCCTTTAATTGTTCAGCAATCTGGACGGGTGCCTTACGAAGTAATTTACTTAAACTGAAACAGGGTAGTGAAATATCTCCCATTTCAGATTTTGCAGGATATTCTAGCATTAACATCATGTCTTCTGTTGAGATGTCCTCAATCAAAGCAGAAACTTCGTCGGCAATAAGTTTTTTATAGTGTTGCATAGTTCCACCCTTCCTATATTTTGTTATACAAAAAAGCTCTCGCCTCTAAATAAGAGACGAGAGCTTCTAGCTTCCCGTGGTACCACTCTAAGTGTTAAATTCATCATTTAACCACTCTACTTTGATAACGGTCTATGACCGGATTTACCTACTGAAAAAGGGGTTCGGCAAATCATTTCCAGGGTCCGCTTCACTCATCATTTCTGCACCGGCTTCCACCTACCCGGCTCGCTGTGACTAGAAGGTAATGAGTTACTGTCCCTTTCATTAATGTTCTTCATTATTCATATTCAAATGCAGATTGTATGTAGATCATAGTTTATACTTTTTAAATTTATACCGAATATCAGAGTCGATGTCAAGAATCATTTGCCGCTCTCGACCATTCGAGTCACTTCCGATGTGATCTTATCCCCCCCAAGCCTTTTCCAATCTACTACGAAATCATCAAATGCACTGATCGGTAAGTCCCCAACGATGATATTCAGAAATGTTTCATTCTCCAGCTTCTCTAGCTTTGCCCAATTGTCTTTCATGGACAAGGTTGTACCAAAAAACACACTACGTACCTGTTCCATCGGTGTAGAAGCAAGAACACCCGCACCATATTCATAAGCATTGGCTACTTTCCAGCCCTCCATATTTTTCTTAGGCTGTTCTTTCTCAGTCATCCATTGCTGATAGATTTGCTTCGTTTCGGCATCTAAAGTTTCAGGATCCACTTTTCCATGAAGGGCCTGTTGTATTATGGAGTAACGTTTCTCTATAGCATCAGAATAGTCAATTAATAAATCAAATGGATAGTAATGTCGGGTTTGAATCCCTAATTGGGCCGCAAAATCATCCAATTTAGCAACATCCTCATTAGGGTCCAACCTTCGCTCTAGACGTGTGAAGGCATTTAATAGTTTAATCACTGCTTCCGGATGCTCATACCCTTTGCGTACAACCAAATAACGGTCGGTAACCGATGCCATATGTGTGACGAACTTCTGATCCACATCCAGTGGGGCCGCAAAAGCTCGCCATTCTGATTTCGTATCCGCAGATACAGCTTCGACTAATGGCCAATAAGGTGCCCACCATGGACCAAAGAACATCCCCGCCTGACCATCCAGAATTGGATCCCAAGTTTCTTTATACAGAGCAAATTGCTTATCAATAAGTCCTCTTTTATACCAATCTGCTAACTTGGACAAGGCATCTTTATTCTCGGGAGCAATTGAGCCGTATATAACATTTCCATCTTTATCCTTGATCCAATTCTTAGGAAATGCATGGTATGAATTAAATATGGCATCATATCCATTCATCTGTGGTTTGGTGCCGTAGACAACACCTTTATACCCCGTAAGACCTACCGTATCCCTTTTCCCATTGCCATCTGGATCACGATCGATGAACGCTTTAGCGATTTCTTCAACATCATCAAGGCTCTTAGGAGCTTGTAAATTAAGTTTATCCAGCCAGTCTTGACGGATCCAGAGTAGTGTTGGAGAATCCGAATTAAGCGCCACATTGGGTAATCCGAACAGCTTACCTCTTCTTGTTGCTTCAGCTAATGCAACTCCCTGCGTAGAATCATACATATCTTTGATCAGGTCTGAACCATATTGTTCAAAGGTAGCAGTTAAATCCTCTATCTTTCCTTGATCAATCAATTCCATAAGCTGATTACGAGTGACAACCATCGCATCGGGTAGATCCTCACTCTCAATGGCGAGATCCACTTTCTGCACATAGGCCTCGTCGCCTTTAGCTTCCCAAGCATGGATCACTTTAATATTCGTGATATCTTCAAGATACCGTGTGATAGGATTATTATCATTCGTATCGCCAGTCATTAACTTAGAATCGGGGATTTTGAACCCAATCCTTACTACAACTTGGTTATCATATACTCCATAAGCGGGGTCTTCCTTCATACTAATTCTACCGTCATGCCCGTCGTTCCCGGCTGATTGGGTGCCTTTTTGACATGAACTTAGGATCATGACAAATATCAAAATCAATGTCAATGGAAGAGTCTTGCTTGTAGCTTTCATAATTTTCCTCCATCACATCGGAATTCATTTGGTAATTTCCCCACACGCTCGCGAAACAGCTTGCTGAAATAACGATCATCCTCGAATCCTGCCAAAGAAGCAACTTCATATACGGGGTAAGTGGTCTCAAGTAATAGGGATTTTGCAAGATTCAGTCGCATTTGGCGAAGCTTCTCACCAAAAGTCTCCCCGGCAAATCTAGTGAAGCATTGGCTGAAATAGCTACGGCTCATATTAATATGTGCGGCGACATCGGCCTGGTTTATTTTCTCTCCAGCATGTCGATTCATATAGAGAATAGCCTTTATAAGACAGAACATAACTTCCTTAGTCAGCGAAAGTTCAACCATTCGTCTCTGCATTTGATCAGAGAAGCGGCGCAACCAAGTCTTCCAATGAGACCAGGTAATATTTCGTTCAATTGCAGCCTTTAATTGCACGATCTCATCGGAGCTAAATAATAGACCTTCCCAAGTTTGGCATAGCATGTGTCCAAATGTACTCAATACGGCTGCAGTCGGTCGATGTTTCCATACTTTATGAACAAAGAGCTCCCACTCAGTAGAATCCAAAGCCCATCTCAAATCATCTGCTTCTGCAAGTACATTCATCGTAAGCTCCATTGGTTTAGCATTGGGATGAATCATATCATGGTAGGTAAAAGTGATCAGACCTTCATTATCAGCCGCGTAGAATAGCATTTGAGGCAGATTATATTGTAAGGTGCGATTGACGGTCTCTAAGGCATGATTGGCAAGGCCCGTCACCACGACAGTCTGCCAGCGGCCTTCCAGATGATTCTTAATTTCATTCTGCAGTTCTTCCTTCGGAATGGAATGAACCAACGGCGACATCCACATATCATCTAGCACCAATAATTGATTTCGACGTACAACCGTTAATTGATACAAATCGCGTTCTTGGTTGTTTAAGAACAATGGAGTAAATATGAGGGCAGAATCGGCATTCATCATTTTCTCCTGGCCTACCATAGGAACAGATCGACGGGAGTCCTCCCAATTGATTCGATCTACGATGCGACGAATCACAATATCCGCATTCTCAACTTCAAGTAACGTCTTCACAATATAATCGACGGCTCCAAGACGTAGAGCTTCCTGTACATAATCGAATTCATGATGACAAGTCAATACAACGGAGAATATGGAAGGAAAGCACTGTCTGACATGTCTTATAAGATCAAATCCAGACATACCTGGCATCGTAATATCGACAAATAACAAATCCACTTCCCTTTGCTCGAGAAGTTCTAGTGCTGCTTTGCCATCTCCCGCCTCACCGACAATAATGATTCCAAGAGATGCCCAATCAATTAGCGATATAAATCCCTTACGTACAAGTCTCTCATCGTCAACGACCACGGCTCTAATCATGGAAATCCTCCTTCGATTTTCTCGGGATTACAATGGAGACTGTTGTACCCACACCAGGCTCACTTTGTACATCAAGCTGACCTTGTTCCCCATAATAATGCTTGAGCATACGCTTGACATAAGACAAACCAATTCCTAGACCACGTTTCTTTGCGTCATTCTCATCGTTGAACATTCTTTCTAACATCTCTGGTTCGATACCAGAACCATTGTCCTCGACACGAAGCAATACTTCGTTTGCGTTATGTGGGATGGCTGATACCTCAACCCTCCCACTAAGTTCGTTTACCCCATGATATATCGAGTTCTCGACCAAAGGCTGAAGAAGAAAACGAGGTACAGCAACAGACAACACTGCATCATTAACCTGTAAATGAAATTCAAATTCATAATTATAGCGGATCCGCTGTAATTCCATATAATTGCGCATCGCTTCGATTTCATCTTCGAGGGTGACAATCAGACTTTGCTTACCCAGATTGTAGTGGAGCACTTTAACCAATAGGGTGACTAGCTTGTCGATTTCCTTCTGCCCATTCAGCCGGGCCAACCATTGAACCGTATTGAGTGTATTATGTAAAAAATGAGGATTAATCTGACTCAGTAGCTTCTCGATTTCAAATTGGCTCTTTTGCTTTTCATTTTGAGACACTGCGAGGATAAGATCATTTACCTCATTCTTCATTTCCTGAAAGTTTTGTAATACAAAATCAAATTCTGTAACATTTGTGAACGAAACTGGAGATGTGCGGTTTTCTGTCATTCGGATGATTTCTGAGTTTACTTTGCGCAAAGGACGATAAACTTTTTTCCACAGAATTATCGCCAGAAACCCTGCGAACAGCAACGTAGAGATTGATAATAAGATCATTTTATAAAACCAAGCGTAAATTTCACTATTAAATGTTGATTTCTTCACGGCAGCGATCAGCTGCCATCCTTGAGGACTTTCGTAGCGAAAAATATGATATCCCCCTACTTCTTCATGCGGCTTGTCAGAACCTGCACCTGCTGCATCAATGACGGATTGGGGTAAGTTGACATCCTCCACATAGGTCGGCTTCCCTTGTTTATTTACTAAGAGATGAGTCACTTTCATTCCGTATGACTCTTGATTCAAAATTTTACGAAATAAGCTAT is part of the Paenibacillus segetis genome and encodes:
- a CDS encoding extracellular solute-binding protein, whose translation is MKATSKTLPLTLILIFVMILSSCQKGTQSAGNDGHDGRISMKEDPAYGVYDNQVVVRIGFKIPDSKLMTGDTNDNNPITRYLEDITNIKVIHAWEAKGDEAYVQKVDLAIESEDLPDAMVVTRNQLMELIDQGKIEDLTATFEQYGSDLIKDMYDSTQGVALAEATRRGKLFGLPNVALNSDSPTLLWIRQDWLDKLNLQAPKSLDDVEEIAKAFIDRDPDGNGKRDTVGLTGYKGVVYGTKPQMNGYDAIFNSYHAFPKNWIKDKDGNVIYGSIAPENKDALSKLADWYKRGLIDKQFALYKETWDPILDGQAGMFFGPWWAPYWPLVEAVSADTKSEWRAFAAPLDVDQKFVTHMASVTDRYLVVRKGYEHPEAVIKLLNAFTRLERRLDPNEDVAKLDDFAAQLGIQTRHYYPFDLLIDYSDAIEKRYSIIQQALHGKVDPETLDAETKQIYQQWMTEKEQPKKNMEGWKVANAYEYGAGVLASTPMEQVRSVFFGTTLSMKDNWAKLEKLENETFLNIIVGDLPISAFDDFVVDWKRLGGDKITSEVTRMVESGK
- a CDS encoding AraC family transcriptional regulator, whose protein sequence is MAIFQYNPFRSLDEDPPNLHLLFWGKEDCVPGHAVGPGVRDVYKIHFVHKGKGIVRVGSETQELVAGQGFLICPNVLYYYEADHVEPWTYSWIGFEGRDVPELLSRTSLTPTRPVFPMDNKIMPILYDQLSGASSSKNALDLRLNSIFYEFLAVWIEATANNTSNKTMSREQDRYVHQTLEFLHTHYCEDISIANHADSMGIDRKHLSVVFKKALDIPPREYLLHYRMDKACELLSTGNYTVGEVARSVGYQDPLLFSRMFKKVKGQPPSKFNLP
- a CDS encoding aldo/keto reductase; protein product: MVYTADDKRYEMMTYRRCGNSGLKLPAISLGLWHNFGGIDKYENGRAMIRRAFDLGITHFDLANNYGPPAGSAEETFGRILQDDMKAYRDEMIISTKAGYYMWPGPYGEWGSKKSLVASLDQSLKRMGLDYVDIYYHHRPDQDTPLEETMSALDLIVRQGKALYVGLSNYSPEMTLEASQILKRLGTPCLIHQPQYSMMGRGPEQGLLQTLENEGIGSIAFSPLHKGILTDRYLYGIAPDSRAAGPSVFMNPNELTEEVIAKVSKLNDLAAERGQKLSQMALAWVLRDGIVTSALIGASKVSQIEDAVGTINNLSFTDEELSHIDAILA
- a CDS encoding sensor histidine kinase, coding for MTASPLRDQRNPARSLRRTLVIHLMIGSLLPLILVGIVTYASIHSILTGKIHSGISASLKQEAFNLENAIDNLDFASKQFALDGGIVAEVSDFLQEKQIYRKSQIMASINQKINLVNFTNPYIGLTAYIMPDAQDPVLFTNMSMKRDSLQQTLPDFIRYNGANYYGPHQTMYVVGDNLVFSEKRTVSVSGNQKLYVYLETNYSLFRKILNQESYGMKVTHLLVNKQGKPTYVEDVNLPQSVIDAAGAGSDKPHEEVGGYHIFRYESPQGWQLIAAVKKSTFNSEIYAWFYKMILLSISTLLFAGFLAIILWKKVYRPLRKVNSEIIRMTENRTSPVSFTNVTEFDFVLQNFQEMKNEVNDLILAVSQNEKQKSQFEIEKLLSQINPHFLHNTLNTVQWLARLNGQKEIDKLVTLLVKVLHYNLGKQSLIVTLEDEIEAMRNYMELQRIRYNYEFEFHLQVNDAVLSVAVPRFLLQPLVENSIYHGVNELSGRVEVSAIPHNANEVLLRVEDNGSGIEPEMLERMFNDENDAKKRGLGIGLSYVKRMLKHYYGEQGQLDVQSEPGVGTTVSIVIPRKSKEDFHD
- the argS gene encoding arginine--tRNA ligase produces the protein MQHYKKLIADEVSALIEDISTEDMMLMLEYPAKSEMGDISLPCFSLSKLLRKAPVQIAEQLKEQINITAVERMESVSGYLNFYINQEQFAKTVISDILNKGERYGSRDIGQGRTIVIDYSSPNIAKPFHVGHLRSTVIGNALYQIYSFLGYKCVGVNHLGDWGTQFGKLIVAYQRWGNAEDIERDAIDELFRLYVKFHQEVEKDSALDDEARAWFVKMEQGDSEALHLWNWFIDISMKEFQKIYDLLDVRFDSYAGESFYNDKMDPVIQQLKEQNLLEEDQGAWLVRLDSFNMAPALMLKKDGSSLYHTRDVTAAIYRQETYHFDKAIYVTDYSQNLHFQQWFKIIELMDYPWAKDLVHVPFGRVSLEGSGFSTRKGNVIKLEDLLQQAILKIKEIIEAKNPNLDNKEEIAKQVGVGAVIFNDLSGNRIKDIVFSWEEALSFEGETGPYVQYTHARACSVLRKAIDSAEGTLPRGQSNVDYDPALLHNETEFNLLKALSLFPETIELALVKLEPSLISRYLVDLAQAFNRFYHDSPILVEELALRNVRLALVQAVKITLQNGLRLIGLQAPEKI
- the tenA gene encoding thiaminase II yields the protein MMRFSERLYLSVESIREKFYVHPFTMELSEGTLSPDRFRYFLTQDYMYLIYSSKMFALFAMKAPDLETMSKFREMLHSSLIGEMELYRQYAERFNITREELEATQPAPTTLAFTKYMLDAANQGTFIEVLATMLPCLWSYCEMGTSLANFPVVLNNTIYRDWVLAYSSEEYVKLTEWCINLMDQLAQGKSEEELARLEEFFIITAKFHYKFWDMAYYQELWPV
- a CDS encoding response regulator transcription factor, whose product is MIRAVVVDDERLVRKGFISLIDWASLGIIIVGEAGDGKAALELLEQREVDLLFVDITMPGMSGFDLIRHVRQCFPSIFSVVLTCHHEFDYVQEALRLGAVDYIVKTLLEVENADIVIRRIVDRINWEDSRRSVPMVGQEKMMNADSALIFTPLFLNNQERDLYQLTVVRRNQLLVLDDMWMSPLVHSIPKEELQNEIKNHLEGRWQTVVVTGLANHALETVNRTLQYNLPQMLFYAADNEGLITFTYHDMIHPNAKPMELTMNVLAEADDLRWALDSTEWELFVHKVWKHRPTAAVLSTFGHMLCQTWEGLLFSSDEIVQLKAAIERNITWSHWKTWLRRFSDQMQRRMVELSLTKEVMFCLIKAILYMNRHAGEKINQADVAAHINMSRSYFSQCFTRFAGETFGEKLRQMRLNLAKSLLLETTYPVYEVASLAGFEDDRYFSKLFRERVGKLPNEFRCDGGKL